A stretch of Synechococcus sp. WH 8020 DNA encodes these proteins:
- a CDS encoding NAD(P)H dehydrogenase assembly family protein: protein MTVSIGDQVRLISPMPYLKTADPMPMLRPSDLVGSDESGAVVALHPLEIAAVRFRRGTFLIPIDRLCPASGEDLC from the coding sequence ATGACCGTTTCCATTGGTGACCAAGTTCGACTGATCAGTCCGATGCCCTACCTCAAAACGGCAGATCCCATGCCGATGCTTCGGCCTTCAGATCTTGTTGGCAGCGATGAATCTGGAGCGGTGGTCGCCTTGCATCCCCTCGAAATCGCAGCAGTCAGATTCAGACGCGGAACCTTTCTGATTCCGATCGATCGGTTATGTCCCGCAAGTGGGGAAGATCTTTGTTGA
- a CDS encoding biotin transporter BioY, with the protein MRALATWSGAIAGLLLILVGSLIPAAIVLPVAELPPRLLSLPSTWQVPALLLCALVCGPRSGVIAAVAYITVGLVDLPVFHDGGGLAYVLTPAFGYLAGFVPAAWLTGRLAHQAGMNDLARLTLAAIAGVITIQLCGILNLLIGAGLGRWSDSLLDLLFSYSLGPLLTQLALCVAIALIALPIRRLLWIE; encoded by the coding sequence GTGCGGGCTCTTGCCACCTGGAGCGGCGCAATCGCGGGACTGCTTCTCATTCTTGTGGGAAGCTTGATCCCGGCTGCCATCGTGCTGCCAGTCGCAGAACTCCCCCCCCGATTGCTGAGTTTGCCAAGCACCTGGCAAGTTCCAGCACTCCTGCTTTGTGCCCTTGTCTGCGGCCCACGATCAGGCGTGATCGCAGCGGTTGCCTACATCACCGTGGGGCTGGTTGATCTTCCCGTATTTCATGACGGTGGAGGTTTGGCCTACGTGCTCACTCCCGCCTTTGGTTATCTCGCTGGCTTTGTGCCAGCAGCCTGGCTCACCGGACGGCTCGCCCATCAAGCTGGGATGAACGACTTAGCGCGCCTCACGTTGGCGGCAATCGCTGGTGTGATCACGATTCAGCTATGCGGAATTCTTAATTTATTGATCGGAGCGGGGTTGGGCCGTTGGAGTGATTCGCTTCTTGATTTGTTGTTCAGTTACAGCCTCGGCCCCTTACTCACCCAACTGGCTCTTTGCGTCGCAATCGCCTTGATTGCGCTTCCGATTCGTCGTCTGCTCTGGATCGAATGA
- the lspA gene encoding signal peptidase II has translation MISRSNRLIRRRTIVLISLLILLLDQASKYWARSQLLPNLSQPFLPGFLQFRLVRNTGAAFSMLSDSTALLGLLSLLVSLGLLGWIWRSKRLELWLGLALACLLGGTLGNGIDRWQLGYVTDFLELVPFRFPIFNAADIAINLAVLCFAIDALSQRNGQAKS, from the coding sequence ATGATCAGCCGCAGCAACCGACTGATCCGGCGTCGCACGATTGTGTTGATCAGCCTGTTGATCCTGCTGCTGGATCAAGCGTCCAAATATTGGGCTCGATCCCAGTTGCTTCCGAATCTGTCGCAGCCGTTCCTACCTGGATTTCTGCAGTTTCGGCTCGTGCGCAACACCGGCGCAGCCTTCAGCATGTTGAGTGATTCCACCGCCCTGTTGGGACTCCTCAGCTTGCTTGTTTCGCTTGGTTTGCTGGGCTGGATCTGGCGATCCAAGCGACTTGAGCTCTGGTTAGGTCTGGCCTTGGCCTGCCTCCTGGGCGGAACGCTTGGCAATGGCATCGACCGCTGGCAACTGGGCTATGTCACCGACTTCCTGGAGCTCGTGCCCTTCCGTTTTCCCATCTTCAACGCCGCAGACATCGCCATCAACCTCGCCGTCCTCTGCTTCGCCATCGACGCTCTCTCCCAACGCAATGGACAAGCGAAATCCTGA
- a CDS encoding transglycosylase domain-containing protein gives MDKRNPDGPSSAQLIIHQRDQPDRTIALHGDGYRIGRDGPLEVRIDHPAVSRQHALLQRQGRRWILQDLDSTNGLWWKGRRIKQLELRDGDDVQFAPALDATAPFLHFDDAAGRRRHRIERWLGLFLLGCLGGGGALLLLSNLTMPIRGQLARVRGPLAIYDGNNQPLASVDSSRHRELKSVNAFSPLLVDALLSSEDNRFWWHPGVDPIGTLRAFSTNWIGGQVLEGGSSLTQQLARSLYPDYVGEGDTLARKWKELLVSLQLESRFNKSQLLLSYLNRVYLGVGWGFEDASRVFFDQSAAELNVQQAALLVGLLPSPNGHDPCQFPQRALKARNRVINKMADGGRLSLEQARLARRKPIQLAKQACSREQVSRSAPFYTDQVRRDLTELVGPDVANEGNFLIETHLDPVLQSVVERQLSGLLANNASHGVQEGAAVVLDSRTGGVLAIAGGRDYRSSQFNRASMAMRQPGSTFKLITYLAALEQGLKPNDTLDCSPLRWGGQRFDSTCSGQLTLASAFASSQNTAALRLAQRVGLEQMVSLAKRLGISTPLDPVPGLALGQSEVRLIELTSAYAAVANGGIWQPPTTIRRLLDAETCRLDRPSGCGSLTGDGGAGDSSQRQASRRVLKGQTAMQMQGLMRAVIRSGTGRSASLGGQEGGKTGTTNDGRDLLFIGYEPSRHWVLGIWLGNDDNSPSASSSALAASLWSRIMRAAGQGGVAGR, from the coding sequence ATGGACAAGCGAAATCCTGACGGCCCCTCCTCAGCCCAACTGATCATCCATCAACGAGATCAGCCAGATCGAACGATTGCGTTGCATGGCGATGGCTATCGGATTGGACGCGATGGTCCCCTAGAAGTGCGCATCGATCATCCGGCCGTCAGTCGCCAACATGCTTTGCTGCAACGCCAAGGTCGGCGTTGGATCCTTCAAGATTTGGACTCGACCAATGGCTTGTGGTGGAAAGGTCGCCGGATTAAACAGCTTGAACTGCGCGATGGAGACGACGTTCAGTTTGCGCCGGCTCTAGATGCAACGGCTCCGTTTCTGCATTTCGATGATGCAGCAGGGCGACGACGTCATCGGATTGAACGCTGGTTGGGCCTCTTCCTGTTGGGGTGCCTTGGTGGTGGAGGTGCTCTGCTGTTGCTGTCCAACCTCACCATGCCGATTCGTGGGCAACTGGCACGCGTGCGCGGTCCGTTGGCCATTTACGACGGCAATAACCAACCGCTGGCCTCCGTTGATTCCAGCCGTCATCGCGAGCTCAAGTCGGTGAATGCGTTCTCACCCCTGCTGGTTGATGCTCTGCTGAGCAGTGAAGACAACCGCTTCTGGTGGCATCCGGGGGTCGATCCCATTGGCACGCTGAGAGCCTTCAGCACCAATTGGATCGGCGGACAAGTGCTGGAAGGAGGCAGCAGTCTCACCCAGCAGTTAGCTCGCAGCCTGTATCCCGATTACGTGGGAGAGGGAGACACCCTGGCGCGGAAATGGAAAGAGCTGCTCGTGTCCTTGCAGTTGGAAAGTCGCTTCAACAAAAGCCAGTTGCTTCTGAGCTACCTCAATCGGGTGTACTTGGGCGTTGGTTGGGGATTTGAAGATGCCTCACGCGTGTTTTTCGATCAATCCGCGGCAGAGCTGAATGTGCAGCAAGCCGCTCTGCTGGTGGGTCTGTTGCCATCACCCAATGGGCACGATCCCTGTCAGTTTCCCCAGCGCGCTCTCAAAGCACGCAATCGGGTGATCAACAAAATGGCCGATGGCGGTCGTCTGTCCTTGGAGCAGGCGCGGTTAGCGCGTCGAAAACCGATTCAATTAGCCAAACAGGCCTGCAGTCGGGAGCAGGTCAGTCGATCCGCACCCTTTTACACCGATCAAGTGCGGCGAGATCTCACAGAGCTCGTGGGCCCAGACGTGGCCAATGAAGGAAATTTCCTGATTGAAACCCATTTGGACCCCGTTCTGCAATCCGTGGTGGAACGCCAGTTGAGCGGTTTATTGGCCAACAACGCATCGCATGGGGTTCAGGAGGGAGCTGCTGTTGTGCTGGATAGCCGCACAGGCGGGGTTCTCGCCATCGCCGGAGGTCGGGACTATCGCTCGAGCCAGTTCAACCGTGCCTCGATGGCGATGCGCCAACCAGGCAGCACCTTCAAACTCATCACTTATTTGGCGGCCCTGGAGCAAGGACTAAAACCCAACGACACTTTGGATTGCAGCCCCCTCCGCTGGGGAGGACAACGCTTTGACAGCACTTGTTCGGGCCAACTGACCCTGGCCAGTGCCTTCGCCTCAAGCCAGAACACTGCAGCGCTGCGCCTCGCCCAACGCGTAGGCCTGGAGCAAATGGTGAGCTTGGCGAAACGTCTGGGAATCTCCACGCCCTTAGATCCTGTACCTGGGCTAGCTCTTGGACAGAGTGAGGTGCGCTTGATTGAGCTCACCAGTGCCTATGCCGCTGTGGCCAATGGCGGCATCTGGCAACCTCCCACCACCATTCGTCGTTTGCTCGATGCAGAAACCTGCCGCTTGGATCGCCCGAGTGGCTGCGGCAGCCTGACTGGAGACGGCGGTGCTGGAGACAGCAGTCAGCGCCAAGCCTCTCGTCGTGTCCTGAAGGGACAGACGGCTATGCAAATGCAGGGTTTAATGCGCGCAGTCATTCGCAGCGGCACCGGGCGTTCAGCCTCGCTCGGTGGACAAGAGGGAGGGAAAACAGGAACCACCAACGATGGGCGTGACCTGCTGTTCATTGGCTACGAGCCGAGTCGCCATTGGGTGCTGGGAATCTGGCTAGGCAACGATGACAACAGTCCTTCAGCCAGTTCCAGCGCCTTGGCAGCCTCGCTCTGGAGTCGCATCATGCGTGCTGCTGGACAGGGCGGTGTGGCGGGCCGATGA
- a CDS encoding YcjF family protein, with product MKGSNRLILLGAAGLVVLLVLGLVLQGIRNLLWDLSYILPPWLVGPVLLIGTILVLAFVFQVGWPLWKGWKTRSRATKATTTSPSPPGSRRQAAEQSLDSIDRLLERLQDDVARQALHLERERVARELARGDLVVVVFGTGSSGKTSLIRALLQDIVGRVGAPMGSTTGSQTYRLRLSKLERGLQLVDTPGILESGLDGRDREQEARERASRADLMLVVVDGDLRSAEWDVVRSLAGLGKRLMLVLNKCDLRGEEEEKRLLALLRGRCQGLLTAEDVIPTSASPQSLPRPGQKPWQPPAEVAVLLQRLAVVLHADGEELLADNILLQCRTLGDKGRSLLNRQRQTEARRIVDRYSWISAGVVAATPLPGIDLLGTAAVNAQMVMEVAKVYNVQLTRDKAQELAVSVGRTLAGLGVVKGGVALIGTALSVNLPTLLLGKAVQGVAAAWLTRIAGASFITYFQQDQDWGDGGVQDVVQRHYDLNRRDSALKRFLDTALRQVVEPLRQSAKKRLPPQPGPRAEEGASGHGHREP from the coding sequence ATGAAGGGATCCAATCGCTTGATTTTGTTGGGTGCAGCGGGACTTGTTGTCCTGCTGGTGCTCGGCCTGGTGCTCCAGGGCATTCGCAATCTGCTCTGGGATCTCAGCTACATCCTTCCGCCCTGGCTTGTGGGTCCAGTGCTGCTCATCGGCACCATCCTGGTCCTTGCCTTCGTGTTTCAAGTTGGCTGGCCGTTGTGGAAGGGATGGAAAACCCGCAGCAGAGCCACCAAAGCCACCACGACTTCCCCTTCTCCTCCGGGCTCGCGTCGTCAAGCGGCTGAACAAAGCCTGGACAGCATTGATCGCCTGCTGGAACGTCTCCAAGACGATGTGGCCCGGCAAGCTCTGCATCTGGAGCGCGAGCGCGTCGCGCGGGAATTGGCGCGCGGCGATTTAGTGGTGGTTGTCTTTGGAACAGGCTCCAGTGGGAAAACATCCCTGATTCGTGCCCTGCTCCAAGACATCGTTGGGCGAGTTGGGGCACCGATGGGCTCCACAACGGGCAGCCAAACCTATCGGCTTCGCCTCAGCAAGCTGGAACGAGGCCTGCAATTGGTCGACACTCCTGGAATCCTGGAAAGCGGACTGGATGGAAGAGATCGGGAACAAGAAGCGCGTGAACGCGCCAGCCGTGCTGACTTGATGCTGGTGGTGGTGGATGGTGATCTTCGCTCTGCTGAATGGGATGTAGTGCGCAGCCTTGCGGGTTTGGGCAAGCGCCTGATGTTGGTGTTGAACAAATGCGATTTACGGGGAGAGGAAGAGGAAAAACGTCTACTGGCCTTGCTTCGCGGACGTTGCCAAGGCCTGCTCACCGCTGAAGACGTGATCCCGACCAGTGCCTCCCCCCAATCCTTGCCAAGACCTGGCCAGAAACCCTGGCAACCCCCAGCTGAGGTAGCTGTGTTGCTCCAACGCCTGGCCGTGGTGCTCCATGCGGACGGCGAAGAGCTTCTGGCCGACAACATTCTTCTGCAATGCAGAACGCTGGGCGACAAGGGGCGATCGCTTCTCAACCGACAGCGCCAGACGGAGGCGCGACGGATCGTGGATCGTTACAGCTGGATTAGTGCAGGCGTTGTGGCAGCGACACCACTACCAGGTATCGACTTGCTTGGCACCGCGGCGGTGAATGCCCAGATGGTGATGGAGGTCGCGAAGGTCTACAACGTGCAGTTGACACGTGACAAAGCACAAGAGCTGGCCGTCTCGGTGGGGCGAACCCTGGCAGGTCTTGGTGTTGTCAAAGGCGGTGTTGCCTTGATTGGCACCGCTCTCAGCGTGAATCTGCCCACCCTCTTACTGGGAAAAGCCGTTCAGGGTGTTGCAGCTGCATGGTTAACGCGGATTGCAGGCGCCAGTTTCATCACCTATTTCCAACAAGATCAAGATTGGGGAGATGGTGGCGTGCAAGACGTGGTGCAGAGGCACTACGACCTCAACCGACGCGATAGCGCCCTCAAACGCTTTCTCGACACCGCTCTCAGACAGGTTGTGGAACCCCTGCGGCAATCGGCAAAGAAGCGGTTACCACCCCAACCAGGGCCTCGGGCGGAGGAGGGCGCATCGGGCCACGGGCATCGAGAACCGTGA
- a CDS encoding pyridoxal phosphate-dependent decarboxylase family protein → MVIPHLVFLVGPSRNPEPVALSAFASPDALDPQLLQFLEGASERLCRWIGSAGERGPLPALRILPDAAPQVHGRDMGQLLDDLQQVMDGAFQPSHPGSLAHFDPPPLSASIAADLICAGLNNNLLAEELSPSLSHLERQLCTWFAERIGFPTGASGVAASGGSLSNLIALVSARHHAGLDHNPDAVVVVSADAHVSWRKAARVMGLQSDGVRSIPVDEQGLIDLQQLEDELEALSREGRPCMAVVATAGTTVRGAIDPLSAMADLCSSLGLWLHVDGAIGAVFALSPTTTHLLHGIERADSITVNPQKVLGITKTSSLLLVRKAKVLSEAFSTGLPYMEPALEHDHGGELGLQGSRPAEVLKLWLGLRQLGESGIEQVLSAAIARRQYFQQQLDPNRLIILTGPLHVLACRPQRGQAQQHAAWSMETRRLLLSRSIMVSRPLHQGRHFLKAVLGNPHTDHGLLDQLASILNQS, encoded by the coding sequence ATGGTCATTCCCCATCTTGTCTTCTTGGTCGGACCTTCAAGGAATCCTGAACCGGTAGCTCTTTCGGCGTTTGCTTCACCCGATGCGCTCGACCCTCAACTCCTTCAGTTTTTGGAGGGTGCTTCCGAGCGGCTATGCCGTTGGATCGGTTCGGCCGGTGAGCGGGGTCCATTGCCAGCGCTCCGGATCCTTCCAGATGCTGCACCGCAGGTCCATGGTCGCGACATGGGACAACTGCTGGATGACCTTCAGCAGGTGATGGATGGGGCGTTTCAGCCCTCCCATCCCGGGTCGCTGGCCCATTTCGATCCGCCGCCGCTCAGTGCGTCAATCGCTGCCGATTTGATTTGCGCTGGGCTGAATAACAACCTTCTGGCCGAGGAGCTGTCCCCCAGTTTGAGTCATCTGGAACGGCAGCTTTGTACCTGGTTTGCTGAACGCATTGGCTTTCCTACCGGCGCTTCTGGTGTTGCCGCCAGTGGGGGCTCGCTGAGCAATTTGATCGCCTTGGTGTCCGCCCGCCATCACGCTGGCTTGGATCACAACCCAGATGCTGTGGTGGTGGTGAGTGCTGATGCGCATGTCTCCTGGCGCAAAGCAGCGCGCGTGATGGGACTTCAAAGTGATGGAGTTCGTTCCATCCCGGTGGATGAACAAGGGCTCATCGATCTGCAACAACTCGAGGATGAACTCGAAGCCCTTTCAAGGGAAGGACGTCCCTGTATGGCAGTGGTTGCCACAGCAGGCACGACGGTGCGAGGTGCGATCGACCCCCTTTCTGCAATGGCTGATCTCTGCAGCAGCTTGGGCCTATGGCTGCATGTGGATGGGGCGATCGGCGCGGTTTTTGCTCTCAGCCCCACCACCACCCATCTGCTTCATGGGATTGAGCGCGCTGATTCGATCACCGTGAATCCCCAGAAAGTTCTTGGCATCACAAAGACCTCATCCCTTCTGTTGGTGCGCAAGGCCAAAGTTCTTTCTGAAGCGTTCTCCACAGGTCTTCCGTATATGGAGCCTGCCCTAGAGCATGATCACGGCGGAGAACTGGGTCTTCAGGGGAGTCGGCCGGCGGAAGTGCTCAAACTTTGGCTTGGCTTGCGCCAGCTCGGTGAATCAGGGATTGAACAGGTGTTGTCCGCCGCGATCGCTCGACGTCAGTATTTCCAGCAACAATTAGATCCCAACAGGCTGATCATTCTCACCGGTCCCTTGCATGTGCTGGCCTGTAGGCCCCAACGCGGACAGGCTCAGCAGCACGCAGCCTGGTCGATGGAGACACGCCGGCTCTTGCTCAGCCGGAGCATCATGGTTTCGAGGCCACTTCATCAAGGACGGCATTTCCTCAAGGCTGTTCTTGGCAACCCGCACACCGATCACGGTTTGCTGGACCAACTGGCATCAATCTTGAATCAATCTTGA
- a CDS encoding nucleoside deaminase yields the protein MRTAKSLTVQSPIELSPKQMQAWMGILIERARRFGECGEVPVSAVVLDHQGRCIGHGINQRELHHDPLGHAELMAVRQACRLRGDWRLNDCTLLVTLEPCPMCAGALVQARVGQVIFAATDPKRGAMGSTINLATHISAHHRMTVIGGVQAEEAKEMLSSWFKQRRRRSDGTGATPFQTGSTTC from the coding sequence ATGCGCACGGCCAAGAGCCTGACGGTGCAGTCTCCAATCGAACTATCTCCGAAGCAGATGCAAGCGTGGATGGGGATTTTGATCGAGCGCGCGCGTCGTTTCGGCGAATGCGGAGAGGTGCCCGTTAGTGCCGTTGTTTTGGATCACCAGGGCCGCTGCATTGGCCATGGCATCAATCAGAGAGAGCTGCATCACGACCCCCTAGGTCATGCTGAGTTGATGGCGGTTCGTCAGGCCTGCCGTCTGCGTGGTGACTGGCGCCTCAATGACTGCACGCTGTTGGTGACCTTAGAACCCTGTCCCATGTGCGCAGGCGCCTTGGTTCAGGCAAGAGTCGGGCAGGTCATTTTTGCAGCGACTGACCCGAAGCGGGGAGCGATGGGAAGCACGATCAACCTGGCCACACACATCAGTGCACACCACCGAATGACCGTGATCGGTGGTGTGCAGGCTGAGGAGGCGAAAGAAATGCTGTCGAGCTGGTTTAAGCAGCGACGGCGACGTTCTGACGGAACTGGGGCAACTCCGTTTCAAACAGGTTCAACAACCTGCTGA
- a CDS encoding pyridoxal-phosphate-dependent aminotransferase family protein: MATTHSPLLVDSSHRRAIAPISTPDRLLLGPGPSNADPTVLKALSRTPIGHLDPLYVELMGEVQELLRYAWQTDNRLTLPMSGTGSAAMEATLANTVEPGDTVLVAVKGYFGNRLVDMAGRYRANVKVVEKPWGEAFTKDELETALIEHKPTILAMVHAETSTGVCQPMEGIGDLCRKHDCLLLLDTVTSLGGVPLYLDEWKVDLAYSCSQKGLSCPPGLGPFTMGPRAEAKLAARQDKVPNWYLDVSLLNQYWGSDRVYHHTAPVNMNFGMREALRLLAEEGLDMAWARHRSNAEALWSGLESMGLEMHVPEELRLPTLTTVRIPDDVDGKAFTQHLLNNHGIEVGGGLGVLAGKIWRIGLMGYNSNPENVSRLLNLFETELPQFRQNVAVAA, translated from the coding sequence TTGGCGACGACGCACTCCCCCCTGTTGGTTGATTCGTCCCATCGAAGGGCCATTGCCCCGATCAGCACCCCCGATCGTTTGCTGCTGGGTCCAGGACCTTCGAATGCCGATCCAACGGTGCTCAAGGCCTTGTCTCGAACTCCGATTGGTCATCTCGATCCGCTTTATGTGGAGCTGATGGGCGAAGTTCAGGAGCTTCTTCGTTATGCCTGGCAGACCGACAATCGCTTGACCTTGCCCATGAGCGGCACGGGCAGCGCAGCCATGGAAGCAACGCTTGCCAACACGGTGGAACCCGGCGACACCGTTCTCGTTGCTGTGAAGGGCTATTTCGGCAATCGTCTTGTCGACATGGCCGGTCGCTACCGCGCCAATGTGAAGGTGGTCGAAAAGCCCTGGGGGGAAGCCTTTACGAAGGATGAGCTCGAAACGGCGCTGATTGAGCACAAGCCCACCATCCTGGCGATGGTGCATGCCGAAACGTCCACCGGCGTGTGTCAACCGATGGAAGGGATTGGAGATCTCTGCCGAAAGCACGATTGCTTGCTGTTGCTCGACACCGTCACATCCCTTGGAGGCGTTCCCCTCTATCTGGATGAATGGAAAGTTGATCTGGCCTACAGCTGCAGTCAGAAGGGATTGAGCTGCCCTCCCGGTCTTGGTCCATTCACCATGGGACCGCGTGCTGAAGCCAAGCTTGCAGCGCGTCAAGACAAAGTGCCCAATTGGTATCTCGACGTTTCCCTGCTTAATCAGTACTGGGGCAGTGACCGTGTTTATCACCACACAGCACCGGTCAACATGAACTTCGGCATGCGTGAAGCGCTGAGGCTGCTGGCGGAAGAAGGATTGGATATGGCTTGGGCGCGTCATCGCAGCAACGCTGAAGCGCTGTGGTCTGGCCTGGAATCGATGGGTCTTGAAATGCATGTTCCCGAGGAGCTGCGATTGCCCACCCTCACTACCGTCCGTATTCCTGATGATGTGGATGGAAAGGCCTTCACTCAGCACCTGCTCAACAACCACGGGATCGAAGTGGGTGGTGGTCTTGGCGTTCTTGCTGGAAAAATTTGGCGAATTGGACTGATGGGTTACAACTCAAACCCTGAGAACGTCAGCAGGTTGTTGAACCTGTTTGAAACGGAGTTGCCCCAGTTCCGTCAGAACGTCGCCGTCGCTGCTTAA
- a CDS encoding allophycocyanin has product MRDAITGLIGRYDQLGRYFDRSAIDRIEGYFGQAQLRLKAVELINREATELVREASQRLFVGDPELLLPGGNAYTTRRLAACLRDMDYFLRYASYALIADDSTILNERVLNGLDDTYKSLGVPTGPTVRSMILLADVLCERMVAEGSNPSECQMLRKPFDHLASGLSANDISQR; this is encoded by the coding sequence ATGCGTGATGCCATCACCGGGTTGATCGGCCGTTACGACCAATTGGGTCGCTATTTCGATCGATCAGCGATCGATCGTATTGAGGGATATTTCGGCCAAGCCCAGTTGCGACTCAAGGCCGTTGAGTTGATCAATCGCGAGGCGACTGAGCTGGTACGAGAGGCCAGCCAAAGGCTGTTTGTCGGTGACCCTGAGTTGCTTTTGCCTGGTGGTAATGCCTACACCACCCGTCGGCTTGCAGCTTGTTTGCGCGACATGGATTACTTCCTTCGCTACGCCAGCTATGCCCTGATTGCTGACGACAGCACGATTCTCAATGAAAGGGTGCTCAACGGTTTGGACGACACCTACAAGAGCCTGGGTGTGCCCACCGGACCCACGGTTCGGAGCATGATTCTTTTGGCAGATGTTCTCTGCGAACGGATGGTGGCTGAAGGATCGAATCCCAGCGAATGCCAGATGCTTCGCAAACCCTTCGATCATCTGGCATCAGGTCTCTCTGCAAACGACATCAGCCAGCGCTGA
- the glnA gene encoding type I glutamate--ammonia ligase translates to MAKTAQDVLRQIKDEGIELIDLKFSDLHGKWQHLTVCSDMVDEDAFKEGLAFDGSSIRGWKAINASDMSMVPDPATAWVDPFYRHKTLSLICSIQDPRTGDPYERCPRALAQKALAYLSNTGLADKAFFGPEPEFFLFDDVRYNSSEGGCFYSVDTIEAGWNSGRVEEGGNLAYKIQLKEGYFPVAPNDTAQDIRSEMLLMMAQLGIPIEKHHHEVAGAGQHELGMKFDELIQAADNVMTYKYVVRNVAKKYGKTATFMPKPVFNDNGTGMHVHQSLWKGDQPLFFGEGTYANLSQTARWYIGGILKHAPSFLAFTNPTTNSYKRLVPGFEAPVNLVYSEGNRSAAVRIPLTGPSPKAKRLEFRSGDALANPYLAFAAMMMAGIDGIKNQIDPGDGFDGDLFELPADQLKDIATVPASLNGALEALNADHHYLMEGGVFTKDFIDNWINIKYEEVQQLRQRPHPHEFTMYYDA, encoded by the coding sequence ATGGCTAAAACTGCTCAGGACGTGCTTCGTCAGATCAAGGACGAAGGAATCGAGCTGATCGACCTCAAATTCAGCGATCTGCACGGCAAGTGGCAACACCTCACCGTGTGTTCAGACATGGTCGATGAGGATGCATTCAAGGAAGGCTTGGCCTTTGACGGATCCTCCATACGCGGCTGGAAAGCGATCAACGCGTCTGACATGTCCATGGTTCCAGACCCCGCCACAGCCTGGGTCGACCCTTTTTATCGCCATAAAACCCTCAGCCTGATCTGCTCGATCCAGGACCCAAGAACAGGGGACCCCTATGAGCGCTGCCCCCGTGCGTTGGCGCAGAAAGCTTTGGCTTATCTCTCCAATACAGGTCTGGCCGACAAGGCATTCTTTGGTCCCGAGCCTGAATTTTTTCTCTTCGATGACGTTCGCTACAACTCGAGCGAAGGCGGATGTTTCTACAGCGTTGACACCATTGAGGCTGGATGGAACTCCGGAAGGGTGGAGGAAGGCGGAAACCTTGCTTATAAAATTCAACTGAAGGAAGGCTATTTCCCTGTCGCACCAAACGACACAGCACAAGACATTCGCTCCGAAATGTTATTAATGATGGCCCAATTGGGGATCCCAATTGAGAAGCATCACCATGAGGTAGCTGGTGCTGGCCAACACGAATTGGGAATGAAGTTCGACGAACTCATTCAAGCTGCCGATAACGTAATGACCTACAAATACGTTGTTCGCAACGTTGCAAAAAAGTACGGCAAAACAGCAACTTTCATGCCGAAACCAGTGTTTAATGACAACGGCACTGGCATGCACGTGCACCAAAGTCTTTGGAAGGGCGATCAACCCTTGTTCTTCGGGGAAGGCACCTACGCCAACTTGTCTCAGACAGCCCGTTGGTATATCGGCGGAATTTTGAAGCATGCGCCGAGCTTCCTAGCCTTCACCAACCCCACCACAAACAGCTACAAGCGACTTGTTCCTGGATTCGAAGCACCTGTGAATTTGGTGTACTCCGAAGGTAACCGATCTGCTGCAGTTCGGATCCCCCTCACCGGCCCCAGCCCAAAAGCCAAACGCTTGGAATTCCGTTCCGGTGATGCTTTAGCGAATCCCTATTTGGCCTTTGCCGCCATGATGATGGCTGGGATCGATGGCATCAAAAACCAGATTGATCCTGGTGATGGATTCGATGGCGACCTCTTTGAGCTGCCAGCCGATCAGCTCAAGGACATTGCCACCGTTCCAGCATCACTGAACGGAGCCTTGGAAGCTTTGAATGCTGATCACCACTACCTAATGGAAGGTGGAGTGTTCACGAAAGACTTCATCGACAACTGGATCAATATCAAATACGAAGAGGTGCAGCAGTTGCGTCAGCGACCCCATCCCCACGAATTCACGATGTACTACGACGCCTGA